DNA sequence from the Triticum urartu cultivar G1812 unplaced genomic scaffold, Tu2.1 TuUngrouped_contig_8129, whole genome shotgun sequence genome:
CTGAGATCGTGCGCCTCGTCGCGCTCTCCTTCGCCCACTTCTGTTCTAGGTCCATTGTTTCCAAGTTGCGGTACTACCTGCTCCTATTCGGCTCCTCGGAGAACCTCTTCCGGGTGCTCAAGCAAGGCTACCTCGCCGGCGCTGACATCGAGGGGATGGTCAAACCCAACGTCGCGCTCCTACGGCAATGCGGGCTAGATGATTGCAATATCACCAAGTTGTCCCTCCGTGCGCGGGGTGTCCTGAGCAATAAGCCAGAACGCGTCCGGGCGATGGTGGCATGCGCCGAAGGCCTTGGCATGCCTCGTGGCTCGGGGATGTTCAGGCACACGTTGGATGCTGTCAGATTCCTCAGCAAGGAGAAGATCGCCGCCAAAgtggcctacttgaataagatgTTCAGGTGGTCAGACGCTGAGGTGAGCATTGTTGTGCGTAACGCTCTGTGTCTGCTGAGGAAGTCAAAGGAATTACTGCAGCGCAGGTCTGATTTCCTCATCTCTGAGGTGGGGTTGGAACCTACCTACATTGCTCAACGGTCAGTAATTATCAATTACAAGCTGGAGGGCTGGATCAAACCCAGGTACTACGTTGTAAAGTTTCTCATGGAAAATGGATTGCTCAAGTGCAACCCAGGCTACTGCTATACCGCTTTCAAGGTGAGAGAGAAGGTATTCATGGAGAAGTTCATTTCCCCTCACACGGAAGTTGCGCCGCACCTCGCCGAAGACTATGCAACAGCTTGTGAAGGGGTAGTGCCGGCTAGATTCAGATTTACATGAACCAAGGACTggagagcaaaagagatgtagattcaaTTTTCTCATTCATGAGGTGCCCGAATATGGTCTTCATCTTTTCATAAGTATCTACGGCATCCTCTTCAAGAAAGCCTTCTTGaaatatagaatctaagacatgcTTACACGAAGAAGGTAGGGCAACATAAAAGCTCTTCAAGTAAACTTCAATTTGGTATTGGGGCACATAGTTAGCCCGGATCCTTAACAgtctatcccaagcatctttcaaagattcatcgactaaataacaaaaaattccgaaatcatcttcatcaaaattattaagacTCTCATTGACAACTCCGGCAGGTTTTACCATAACATTATTTATGAGTTTAGATAGAATAGAAGGATCgtccaaagtactaaaactcgggagagaacccccaactcTTTTTGGTTTCGACATGGCGAAGGAAAGGCGagcggaaaagagggcgaataaaacggcaaggctgaagtgggggagaggaaaacgagaggcaaatggcaaataatgtaatgcgagggataagagtttgtgatgggtacttggtatattgacttttgtgtaaactccccggcaacggcgccagaaatccttcttgctacctcttgagcactgcgttggtttttcccttgaagaggaaagggtgatgcagcaaagtagggtaagtatttccctcagttttgagaacaaaggtatcaatccagtaggaggccacgctcaagtcccacgcacctgcacaaaacaaataagaacctcgcaaccaacgcgataaaggggttgtcaatcccttcacggtcacttacgatagtgagatctgatagatatgataagataatatttttagtatttttatgataaagagaaataaagatgcaaagtaaaataaaagggtAATAGGAAaggctaagtgttggaagattaatatgatggaaaatagacccgggggccataggtttcattagtggcttctctcaaaagcataagtattatggtgggtgaacaaattactgttgagcaattgatagaattgagcatagttatgagaatatctaggtatgatcatgtatataggcatcacgtccgtgacaagtagaccgactcctgcttgcatctactactattactccacacatcgaccgctatccagcatgcatctagagtattaagttcataagaatagagtaacgctttaagaaagatgacatgatgtagagggataaactcatgcaatatgatataaaccccatcttgttatcctcgatggcaacaatacaatacgtgccttgttgccctgctgtcactgggaaacgacaccacaagattgaacccaaagctaggcacttctcccattgcaagaaagatcaatctggtaggccaaaccaaactgataattcgaagagacttgcaaagataaccaatcatacataaaagaattcagaggatattcaaatattgttcatagataaacttgatcataaatccacaattcatcggtcccgacaaacacaccgcaaaaaaagattacatcgaatagatctccacgagaatcgtggagaactttgtattgagatccaaagagagagaagaagtcatctagctaataactatggacccgaaagtctgaggtaaactactcacacatcatcagagaggctatgatgttgatgtagaagccctccgtgatcatgccccctccggcaggacgccggaaaaggccccaaaaggggatctcatgggtacagaaggttgcggcggtggaattaggttttcatggatgCCCCTGATGGTTtggggatacgtaggtatatatagaaggaagaagtacgtcggtggagcaacatgggccccacgagggtggagggtgcgcctaggggggtaggagcgccccctgcctcgtgccctcctcgttgattgcttgacatggactccaagtcttctggatcacgtttgtttcaaaaatcatgttcccgaaggtttcattctgtttggactccgtttgatattctttttctgcgaaacactgaaataggaaaaaaaacagcaatttgggctgggcctccagtaaataggttagtccaaaaaataatatagcagtgtataaataagcccattaaacatccaaaatagaatataatatatcatggaacaataaaaaataatagatacgttggagacgtatcaatttcccaaaatttcatttacctctgttttaaaatTTTGAGCTCTGGCATcgctgcaaatcactgcttccctctgggaagggactatctatttacttttatgttgtgtcatcaccttctaaaataagTGCCAAATCCTGAGAGCACTGTTGTCATGCTGATGCACtatgtgtagctaatgttgggtgcatcatgactagatcttttctaccatgaattacaatgtttagtcgctgcttgaactttgaaggtgctctgcatttatgttttgcggtcttagaaagggctagcgagataccactattgtcatattatatcatggttgttttcaCAACGTGTTgttgtttgagatatcttattattgctcgctagttgattatgtcatagatatgccactactagggaaaagcttataggcagacgcttactagtagcgcgggtttataaccgtcgctactgctacttactagtagcgcgggtttttacccctcgctactactaagttgatactagtagcgcgggtttttaaccctcgctactactaagcggtgtCTACCGTGCCCTCCCGggccatgccatagtagtagcgaggggtacaaacccacgctactactaagttgatagtagtagcacggttttatacccctcgctactactaagtacggGGTAGGTGAAATCTCCATATCCTCGGCCgaatccctcctctctccctcacttTCCCCCTCTCTCACTTTCCCCCTCTCTCCATGGTGCTCCTGCCCAAGAACATATCCTCCTCCATGGCACCCAACGTCTTTCTCCTCGCATCGCTGGCGTCCAAGAGCTCGCCCGTCTTCCTCCTCGCCTCCATGCAGCCCCGATGCGCCCTCCATCTCCTTCCTTTCTCCCTTGTTTCTctttttccctctccctctcctctccctctccctttGGTTTTACTCACCTCCCATGCCCATGCCTGCACAGGTCGTCGACATGGCCAACCAGGAGTTCTCCGCCTTGACCGCGAAGAGGATCCTCACACCGTCGTCTTGCTCTACACTGGATCCGGCCATCTCCAACAGCCATCGCCGGATCTGGTCTGCCACTACCCGTCCACACCTCCGGCAACCCCTGTCTTCGTTGGATCGAACCAATGACACCATTGACAACATGCACGGGGTCGagatttttttttggtttttgaaattaatagtagtagcgcgggtcaCAGACAGGCGCTACAGATAGTTAGTAGTACTGTGTATAGAATCCGCGCTATTACTAACACACGtactagtagcgcgggtggcacccgcgctactactatgagttagctgtagcgccgtagTAGTAGCACGgacacccgcgctactactagtcTTTTACCCGTGCTACTACTAGGCTTTTTCCCGCGGTCTCTACTCATAAGAGTTAATATAACTAGTCATCAACCCGTGCACCCACACGGGCTAGTGCATATTTATTTTTTATGATTATGACACTATAATATGGACAATTTGAGGACAACTACAATAATATTTTAAATGTGTAATATGTTTTTAAGTGATCTGACGGAAAGAGGGATTACATTGTTTGATCAATATATGATTAGATCATACATAGTTCTCAAATATGATTACATTGTTTGAACGTGCATGAATTATCATTATTTGGACGTCCCATGTCTCATAATTCTCAAATATGATACATAGTTCACATTAATATTAAGAACTATTGGTGGGCAACATAGTTGCAAATGTGAAGTTCGTTTTACGTGCTATTTCCTTTGGACGGAAGTATCTTTAAATTTTCAAAATATATATGGGAATCTGTGTTTAATTTTAACAAATCGTGAGGTCCGATGAAATTAAACACTTTGTTTGAGTCTGGTAGTTTGCAAAGATTAGTAAGCTATTCTCATCTGATGTTTTCTATGCTTCTTCATGAAAAAATATTTTATCAGCCACAACTTTGTTGGATATGTTTTAGCTCGATCCATGCAAAGACGTATAATTTTATCAAGATGAGAAGGCAATCATCTCCATTCATCTTTTGGTCACCAAGAACGAACACATGCGCATTTTCTGATTGGTAATATATGTGATTCCCTTATCATAGAAACACATTTGCTTACATTACATTCGCTACAGAACCAATTAATTCCACTAAGAACAAACAGTTATCCTCACTTTATTTCTCTCAATACTGAAGCCAGATGACAGTAAATTTAATGTCCGATTTTGCTCTGTGGTATATTGCCCTTTATTTCCATAATGTTTGATATATGCCTAGAATTTATTACACATGCCTGTGGTCAATCATGAATTCAATGAGAGAATAATATATTGAACTGGGGATTCTTAAATATGTTGGTGTGAGATGTATATTTAATCACTTAACAGTTGACTGAACAAATATTGGATATATGGTGTACATATCTACTCGGGAAAATATGATAACTTTGTCAGGGATCATCCATAAGGATGGCTCATTGTTTTTCTTCTTTATTTGTATACAAATTTCTGGCTGATTTAAAGATGTTGTTGTCAGTTCTGACCAATCAGTTTTTCCATGCACGTACACATATGTATAAAGCATTGTGCAAA
Encoded proteins:
- the LOC125531798 gene encoding uncharacterized protein LOC125531798, whose amino-acid sequence is MLRLHGCILVRLLSSPATSQGPPLHRPLSAAAAPGVSPNPSLVVDDYLVSTCGLTRPQALKASAKLSHLKSPSKPDVVLAFLAGLGLCGADVAALVAKDPLFLCAKVEKTLAPVVVGLTGLGLSRTEIVRLVALSFAHFCSRSIVSKLRYYLLLFGSSENLFRVLKQGYLAGADIEGMVKPNVALLRQCGLDDCNITKLSLRARGVLSNKPERVRAMVACAEGLGMPRGSGMFRHTLDAVRFLSKEKIAAKVAYLNKMFRWSDAEVSIVVRNALCLLRKSKELLQRRSDFLISEVGLEPTYIAQRSVIINYKLEGWIKPRYYVVKFLMENGLLKCNPGYCYTAFKVREKVFMEKFISPHTEVAPHLAEDYATACEGVVPARFRFT